The proteins below come from a single Crossiella sp. CA-258035 genomic window:
- a CDS encoding ribose-5-phosphate isomerase, producing the protein MRVYLGSDHAGFELKNHLVTHLTEQGHEVVDVGPHTYDAEDDYPPFCVEAARRVVADEGSLGLVIGGSGNGEQIAANKVPGCRAALTWSVQTAQLSRQHNNALVAGVGARMHSTEEATAIVDAFLTTEFSAEPRHARRIGLLSEYERTGEPPALPSA; encoded by the coding sequence GCTGAAGAACCACCTCGTCACCCACCTGACCGAGCAGGGTCACGAGGTGGTCGACGTGGGCCCCCACACCTACGACGCCGAGGACGACTACCCGCCGTTCTGCGTCGAGGCCGCCCGCCGGGTGGTCGCCGACGAGGGCAGCCTCGGCCTGGTGATCGGCGGCTCCGGCAACGGCGAGCAGATCGCCGCGAACAAGGTCCCCGGCTGCCGTGCCGCGCTGACCTGGAGCGTGCAGACCGCCCAGCTGTCCCGCCAGCACAACAACGCCCTGGTCGCCGGGGTGGGTGCGCGGATGCACAGCACCGAGGAGGCCACCGCGATCGTGGATGCCTTCCTGACCACCGAGTTCTCCGCCGAGCCCCGGCACGCCCGCCGAATCGGCCTGCTCAGCGAGTACGAGCGCACCGGCGAGCCGCCTGCTTTGCCGAGCGCCTGA
- a CDS encoding DNA-formamidopyrimidine glycosylase family protein, with translation MPEGHTLHRFALLHHRQFAGHRVEVSSPQGRFATEAAVVDGRVFESAEAHGKHLFHHYGDVTVHVHLGLYGTFSERELPVEPPQGQVRMRLVGPSHWTDLRGPTACRLLGDTELDALRARLGPDPLRADADPDRVWAKISKSKTSIAALLMDQAVLAGVGNVYRAEVLFRHHIPPLRAGRDLGRAEWETIWADLVELMSDGVRAGRIDTVRPEHLPGATGRAPRVDRHGGEVYVYRRAGLPCLVCGTPVAMSELVSRNLYWCPGCQPD, from the coding sequence TTGCCCGAGGGCCACACCCTGCACCGGTTCGCCCTGCTGCACCACCGCCAGTTCGCCGGGCACCGGGTCGAGGTGTCCAGCCCGCAGGGCCGCTTCGCCACCGAGGCCGCCGTGGTGGACGGGCGGGTGTTCGAGTCGGCCGAGGCGCACGGCAAGCACCTGTTCCACCACTACGGCGATGTCACCGTGCACGTGCACCTGGGCCTGTACGGCACGTTCAGCGAGCGCGAGCTGCCGGTGGAGCCACCGCAGGGCCAGGTGCGGATGCGCCTGGTCGGCCCTAGTCACTGGACCGACCTGCGCGGCCCGACCGCCTGCCGCCTGCTCGGGGACACCGAACTCGACGCCCTGCGCGCCCGCCTCGGCCCGGACCCGCTGCGCGCGGACGCCGACCCGGACCGCGTCTGGGCGAAGATCAGCAAGTCGAAGACCTCGATCGCGGCGCTGCTGATGGACCAGGCGGTGCTGGCCGGGGTCGGCAACGTCTACCGGGCCGAAGTCCTGTTCCGGCACCACATCCCGCCGCTGCGCGCGGGCCGCGACCTCGGCCGCGCCGAGTGGGAGACCATCTGGGCGGACCTGGTCGAGCTGATGTCCGACGGCGTGCGGGCCGGCCGGATCGACACGGTGCGCCCCGAGCACCTGCCCGGGGCCACCGGCCGGGCGCCCAGGGTGGACCGGCACGGCGGCGAGGTCTACGTCTACCGCCGGGCCGGACTGCCCTGCCTGGTGTGCGGCACACCGGTGGCGATGTCGGAGCTGGTCAGCCGGAACCTCTACTGGTGCCCCGGCTGCCAGCCGGACTGA